The Thalassospira sp. TSL5-1 genome contains the following window.
TTTCGCCCGGGCAATATACATAGCCCGCGGTGTTTAGGCCATCACAGACAAATTCCGCCAGATTGCGGAAATAGTCGCCATGTTGGGCGCTGTCATAGGCATCATCCAGCATCAGGCAGTTATCCTGGTCGGAAATGGCGGTTTGTTCCTGCCGTCCCTGTGAGCCACCAGCAAGCCACACATAGGGGACGGGTGGGGGGCCAAATTTCTGTTCGGCCAGTTCCAGCAATCGCGATGTTACGGTATCGGCGAGCGTGGTCACGATATGCCCGGCATTTTGCGATGTCGCACCGGCATCAATCAACTGGCGTAACAGTTCGGGGATTTGCGCAATCACACCGGCCATATCGGCAGGATTGTCCATTTTGCTGATTTGCCCGGCCATATAAACCGCCGACAAAGACTGGCGCATTAACAGGTTGGTGGTGGTAATGACACCAACGGGTGTGTCTGCGCCCGGGGCCACGACCGGCAAATGGCGGATATTATGCCGTGTCATGGTCAGCAGGGCATCAAAGGCATAGGCATCGGGGGCGATGGAAATGGGGTTGGGCGTCATGACGCGGGAAACCGGGGTGGCATAATCCAGCCCCTGGGCCACTACGCGGTTGCGCAGGTCGCGGTCGGTGACAATTCCGGCGATTTTGCCAGCCTCGTCTGTCAGAAGCAGGCAGGAAACACGTTCTTTGTTCATATGCTGCCCGGTTTCGAGCAGGGTTGCGGTTTGCGGCAGGCTGACCACATCACGGCCAATCAGGTCTTTGACCTGCAGGCTCATCAGTTTTAGCTGGTCTTCGTCGCGGGCCTCGGCCATTTGCATGCCGCCGCGCAACCGTGCTCCGCCCATTAATTCAAAGAAATAGGCAAATTGCGGGTGCTTGCCAGCCAGATCGTGAAAATCGCTTTCGGGCAGTTGGTAGACCAGGGTGTCTTCAATGGCCGTGATGCGGTTGGCGGCCTTGCCCCCGCGAAACATGGCGCGCACGCCAAAACATTCCCCTTCCGACAGGCGGGCGAGCAAATGGCCATCGGGCGATTGGGTTTCAACCGCACCGGTGCGCACAATATGCAAATGCAGACAGGTAATATCGGGTTGTAAAATGACCGACCCCTTGCGGAAATACCGTGCCGTCAGGCGCGCCGGGATCTGGTCCAGCGCACTGCCCGGCAGCAGGTCAAACGGGTGATGGGCTGCTAAAAAATCGCGAATGTCTTTTAACTCAAGGCTCATGTCATTCCCCCGCGTGCAAATGGGTCGGGTCGCGCGACCGACAATATCACGTTTCAATTGCACCAACCCTAACGCAAAGACCCCCGCATGTCTTTGACATCGCGAGGGTCCCTGTTCATTTTGGCCGAAATTTTTTCAACCAGAATGTGTGTCGCCGGTTTTAGTGGTCAACAGCTGCCCCGGCTCCTTTGGGGATACGGATTTGCTCGACCATGTCCTGAATATGCAGTGGCGGTTCTTCCGTCATTTTGGAAACGGCAAAGGCCACAATGAAATTCAGCAACATGCCAACCGCACCAATGCCTTCCGGTGAAATGCCAAACAGCCAGTTTTCGGCGGTATTGGCAAGGAGCGGTGTGATGAACACACCCTTATAGGCCACGATATAGCCCATCGTGAAGACAAGCCCGGTCAGC
Protein-coding sequences here:
- a CDS encoding putative nucleotidyltransferase substrate binding domain-containing protein — its product is MSLELKDIRDFLAAHHPFDLLPGSALDQIPARLTARYFRKGSVILQPDITCLHLHIVRTGAVETQSPDGHLLARLSEGECFGVRAMFRGGKAANRITAIEDTLVYQLPESDFHDLAGKHPQFAYFFELMGGARLRGGMQMAEARDEDQLKLMSLQVKDLIGRDVVSLPQTATLLETGQHMNKERVSCLLLTDEAGKIAGIVTDRDLRNRVVAQGLDYATPVSRVMTPNPISIAPDAYAFDALLTMTRHNIRHLPVVAPGADTPVGVITTTNLLMRQSLSAVYMAGQISKMDNPADMAGVIAQIPELLRQLIDAGATSQNAGHIVTTLADTVTSRLLELAEQKFGPPPVPYVWLAGGSQGRQEQTAISDQDNCLMLDDAYDSAQHGDYFRNLAEFVCDGLNTAGYVYCPGEMMAKTEKWRQSVATWQRYFTTWIQSPEPKALMLCSVWFDLRPIYGKTSLYEQLHRQILTMASGNRIFLAFMVGNAQSHQVPLGFFRNFVMIRGGEHDRTLDMKHSGVVPIVDIARIHALGNGIAAVNTTARLQAALHTSSISAQGARDLMDAYEFISITRLKHQVAQIRDGQRPDNFLHPESLSAFERSHLKDAFNVIKTLQSALESSFGKSGT